From Anomalospiza imberbis isolate Cuckoo-Finch-1a 21T00152 chromosome 22, ASM3175350v1, whole genome shotgun sequence, a single genomic window includes:
- the MAP3K12 gene encoding mitogen-activated protein kinase kinase kinase 12 isoform X2 has protein sequence MACLHETRTPSPSLALPSDGTPEQELTPTQCVLRDVLPAPSAPPEAWPRRGGSRPPELGPEAAGPLAADAAHLRCQAGGGFLEGLFGCLKPVWTMIGKAYAAEHKHPPEDPWEVPFEEILDLQWVGSGAQGAVFLGRFHGEEVAVKKVRDLKETDIKHLRKLKHPNIITFKGVCTQAPCYCIIMEFCAQGQLYEVLRAGRKVTPSLLVDWSMGIAGGMNYLHLHKIIHRDLKSPNMLITYDDVVKISDFGTSKELIDKSTKMSFAGTVAWMAPEVIRNEPVSEKVDIWSFGVVLWELLTGEIPYKDVDSSAIIWGVGSNSLHLPVPSSCPDGFKVLLRQCWNSKPRNRPSFRQILLHLDIASADVLSTPQETYFKSQAEWREEVKLHFEKIKSEGTCLHRLEEELINRRREELRHALDIREHYERKLERANNLYMELSALMLQLELKEKELLRREQALEKRYPGLFKPRVPRGLLHGNAVETLIKKRNVPQKLSPHGKRPDILKPEVLLPKLDAAMAQVALPGCPKGPPSPGRSRRAKGRHRKAGPRGGCGEPGPEAGTPRGPPATAASPDILGGTLEAAGAPPAAVPDAGPEGATGTQGSPPPQPPTPGEPERESGAGRGGKGAAGQHLTPAALLYRAAVTRGQKRGVSSEEEEGEVDSEVELPLRQRWPPGMSKRQSLSTFSSENFSDGDGDEGHTSEPSHSATPDVGSTNTDERPDDRSEDLLSQGSEIPLDAAPPEGPGRRHGGLSPTKVSEDSDCDSAELDHSGSGEGPPRPTAPPGL, from the exons atGGCCTGCCTGCACGAGACCCGCACTCCGTCGCCGTCGCTGGCGCTGCCGTCGGACGGGACCCCCGAGCAGGAGCTGACCCCCACGCAGTGCGTCCTGCGCGATGTCCTGCCCGCCCCCAGCGCGCCCCCCGAGGCCTGGCCCCgccggggggggtcccggccccCCGAGCTCGGCCccgaggccgcggggccgctgGCGGCCGATGCCGCCCACCTGCGCTGCCAGGCCGGGGGCGGCTTCCTGGAGGGGCTCTTCGGGTGCCTGAAGCCCGTGTGGACCATGATCGGCAAAGCCTACGCGGCCGAGCACAAACACCCCCCCGAGG ACCCCTGGGAGGTGCCGTTCGAGGAGATCCTGGACCTGCAGTGGGTGGGCAGCGGGGCGCAGGGCGCCGTGTTCCTGGGCCGCTTCCACGGCGAGGAGGTGGCCGTGAAGAAGGTGCGGGACCTCAAGGAGACCGACATCAAACACCTGCGCAAGCTCAAGCACCCCAACATCATCACCTTCAA GGGCGTGTGCACCCAGGCCCCCTGTTACTGCATCATCATGGAGTTCTGCGCCCAGGGGCAGCTCTACGAGGTGCTGCGCGCCGGCCGCAAGGTCACCCCGTCCCTGCTGGTTGACTGGTCCATGGGCATTGCCGGCGGCATGAACTACCTGCACCTGCACAAGATCATCCACCGGGACCTCAAGTCGCCCAA CATGCTCATCACCTACGACGACGTGGTGAAGATCTCGGACTTCGGCACCTCCAAGGAGCTCATCGACAAGAGCACCAAGATGTCCTTTGCCGGCACCGTGGCCTGGATGGCCCCCGAGGTCATCCGCAACGAGCCCGTCTCCGAGAAGGTGGACATCTG GTCCTTCGGGGTggtgctgtgggagctgctgacgGGCGAGATCCCCTACAAGGACGTGGACTCGTCGGCCATAATCTGGGGCGTGGGCAGCAACAGCCTCCACCTGCCCGTGCCCTCCAGCTGCCCCGATGGCTTCAAGGTGCTGCTGCGCCAGTGCTG GAACAGCAAACCCCGGAACCGGCCGTCCTTCCGCCAGATCCTGCTGCACCTCGACATCGCCTCGGCCGACGTCCTCTCCACCCCCCAGGAGACCTACTTCAAATCCCAG GCCGAGTGGCGGGAGGAGGTGAAGCTGCACTTCGAGAAGATCAAGTCGGAGGGGACGTGTCTGCACCGGCTGGAGGAGGAGCTGATCAACCGCCGGCGCGAGGAGCTGCG GCACGCGCTGGACATCCGGGAGCACTACGAGCGGAAACTGGAGCGCGCCAACAACCTCTACATGGAGCTGAGCGCCCtcatgctgcagctggagctcaaggagaaggagctgctcag GCGGGAGCAGGCGCTGGAGAAGCGCTACCCCGGGCTCTTCAAGCCGCGGGTGCCGCGGGGGCTCCTGCACGGCAACGCCGTCGAGACCCTCATCAAGAAGCGCAACGTCCCCCAGAAGCTCTCGCCCCACGGCAAGCG CCCCGACATCCTGAAGCCGGAGGTGCTGCTGCCCAAGCTGGACGCGGCCATGGCGCAGGTGGCCCTGCCGGGCTGTCCCAAGGGCCCCCCGTCCCCCGGGCGCAGCCGCCGGGCCAAGGGTCGCCACCGCAAAgcggggccccgggggggctgcggggagccGGGACCCGAGGCCGGAACCCCCCGGGGTCCCCCCGCCACCGCCGCCAGCCCCGACATCCTCGGGGGCACCCTGGAGGCCGCGGgtgcccccccggccgcggTACCCGATGCGGGACCCGAGGGGGCGACGGGCACCCAAGGGTCCCCCCCGCCGCAGCCCCCCACTCCCGGGGAGCCCGAACGGGAgagcggggccggccggggggGCAAAGGGGCGGCCGGGCAGCACCTCACCCCCGCGGCTCTGCTGTACCGGGCGGCCGTCACCCGCGGGCAg aAACGGGGGGTCTCgtcggaggaggaggagggcgaAGTGGACAGCGAGGTGGAGCTGCCGCTGCGGCAGAG GTGGCCCCCGGGGATGAGCAAGCGCCAGTCGCTGTCGACCTTCAGCTCGGAGAACTTCTCGGACGGGGACGGCGACGAGGGCCACACGAGCGAGCCGTCGCACAGTGCCACCCCCGACGTGGGCAGCACCAACACGGACGAGCGTCCCGACGACCGCTCCGAGGACCTGCTGTCCCAGGGCTCCGAGATCCCGCTGGATGCGGCCCCGCCCGAGGGGCCCGGCCGCCGGCACGGGGGGCTCAGCCCCACCAAG GTCTCCGAGGACTCGGACTGTGACAGCGCGGAGCTGGACCACTCAGGCAGCGGCGAGGGGCCCCCCCGGCCCACAGCCCCCCCGGGCCTGTGA
- the MAP3K12 gene encoding mitogen-activated protein kinase kinase kinase 12 isoform X1, producing the protein MACLHETRTPSPSLALPSDGTPEQELTPTQCVLRDVLPAPSAPPEAWPRRGGSRPPELGPEAAGPLAADAAHLRCQAGGGFLEGLFGCLKPVWTMIGKAYAAEHKHPPEDPWEVPFEEILDLQWVGSGAQGAVFLGRFHGEEVAVKKVRDLKETDIKHLRKLKHPNIITFKGVCTQAPCYCIIMEFCAQGQLYEVLRAGRKVTPSLLVDWSMGIAGGMNYLHLHKIIHRDLKSPNSCMPAVLPCPCRWRVLGVALSACPQHAHHLRRRGEDLGLRHLQGAHRQEHQDVLCRHRGLDGPRGHPQRARLREGGHLVLRGGAVGAADGRDPLQGRGLVGHNLGRGQQQPPPARALQLPRWLQGAAAPVLEQQTPEPAVLPPDPAAPRHRLGRRPLHPPGDLLQIPGRVAGGGEAALREDQVGGDVSAPAGGGADQPPARGAAARAGHPGALRAETGARQQPLHGAERPHAAAGAQGEGAAQAGAGAGEALPRALQAAGAAGAPARQRRRDPHQEAQRPPEALAPRQAPRHPEAGGAAAQAGRGHGAGGPAGLSQGPPVPRAQPPGQGSPPQSGAPGGLRGAGTRGRNPPGSPRHRRQPRHPRGHPGGRGCPPGRGTRCGTRGGDGHPRVPPAAAPHSRGARTGERGRPGGQRGGRAAPHPRGSAVPGGRHPRAETGGLVGGGGGRSGQRGGAAAAAEVAPGDEQAPVAVDLQLGELLGRGRRRGPHERAVAQCHPRRGQHQHGRASRRPLRGPAVPGLRDPAGCGPARGARPPARGAQPHQGLRGLGL; encoded by the exons atGGCCTGCCTGCACGAGACCCGCACTCCGTCGCCGTCGCTGGCGCTGCCGTCGGACGGGACCCCCGAGCAGGAGCTGACCCCCACGCAGTGCGTCCTGCGCGATGTCCTGCCCGCCCCCAGCGCGCCCCCCGAGGCCTGGCCCCgccggggggggtcccggccccCCGAGCTCGGCCccgaggccgcggggccgctgGCGGCCGATGCCGCCCACCTGCGCTGCCAGGCCGGGGGCGGCTTCCTGGAGGGGCTCTTCGGGTGCCTGAAGCCCGTGTGGACCATGATCGGCAAAGCCTACGCGGCCGAGCACAAACACCCCCCCGAGG ACCCCTGGGAGGTGCCGTTCGAGGAGATCCTGGACCTGCAGTGGGTGGGCAGCGGGGCGCAGGGCGCCGTGTTCCTGGGCCGCTTCCACGGCGAGGAGGTGGCCGTGAAGAAGGTGCGGGACCTCAAGGAGACCGACATCAAACACCTGCGCAAGCTCAAGCACCCCAACATCATCACCTTCAA GGGCGTGTGCACCCAGGCCCCCTGTTACTGCATCATCATGGAGTTCTGCGCCCAGGGGCAGCTCTACGAGGTGCTGCGCGCCGGCCGCAAGGTCACCCCGTCCCTGCTGGTTGACTGGTCCATGGGCATTGCCGGCGGCATGAACTACCTGCACCTGCACAAGATCATCCACCGGGACCTCAAGTCGCCCAA CAGTTGCATGCCCGCGGTGCTGCCGTGCCCGTGCCGTTGGCGTGTCCTTGGCGTGGCGCTGAGCGCGTGTCCCCAGCATGCTCATCACCTACGACGACGTGGTGAAGATCTCGGACTTCGGCACCTCCAAGGAGCTCATCGACAAGAGCACCAAGATGTCCTTTGCCGGCACCGTGGCCTGGATGGCCCCCGAGGTCATCCGCAACGAGCCCGTCTCCGAGAAGGTGGACATCTG GTCCTTCGGGGTggtgctgtgggagctgctgacgGGCGAGATCCCCTACAAGGACGTGGACTCGTCGGCCATAATCTGGGGCGTGGGCAGCAACAGCCTCCACCTGCCCGTGCCCTCCAGCTGCCCCGATGGCTTCAAGGTGCTGCTGCGCCAGTGCTG GAACAGCAAACCCCGGAACCGGCCGTCCTTCCGCCAGATCCTGCTGCACCTCGACATCGCCTCGGCCGACGTCCTCTCCACCCCCCAGGAGACCTACTTCAAATCCCAG GCCGAGTGGCGGGAGGAGGTGAAGCTGCACTTCGAGAAGATCAAGTCGGAGGGGACGTGTCTGCACCGGCTGGAGGAGGAGCTGATCAACCGCCGGCGCGAGGAGCTGCG GCACGCGCTGGACATCCGGGAGCACTACGAGCGGAAACTGGAGCGCGCCAACAACCTCTACATGGAGCTGAGCGCCCtcatgctgcagctggagctcaaggagaaggagctgctcag GCGGGAGCAGGCGCTGGAGAAGCGCTACCCCGGGCTCTTCAAGCCGCGGGTGCCGCGGGGGCTCCTGCACGGCAACGCCGTCGAGACCCTCATCAAGAAGCGCAACGTCCCCCAGAAGCTCTCGCCCCACGGCAAGCG CCCCGACATCCTGAAGCCGGAGGTGCTGCTGCCCAAGCTGGACGCGGCCATGGCGCAGGTGGCCCTGCCGGGCTGTCCCAAGGGCCCCCCGTCCCCCGGGCGCAGCCGCCGGGCCAAGGGTCGCCACCGCAAAgcggggccccgggggggctgcggggagccGGGACCCGAGGCCGGAACCCCCCGGGGTCCCCCCGCCACCGCCGCCAGCCCCGACATCCTCGGGGGCACCCTGGAGGCCGCGGgtgcccccccggccgcggTACCCGATGCGGGACCCGAGGGGGCGACGGGCACCCAAGGGTCCCCCCCGCCGCAGCCCCCCACTCCCGGGGAGCCCGAACGGGAgagcggggccggccggggggGCAAAGGGGCGGCCGGGCAGCACCTCACCCCCGCGGCTCTGCTGTACCGGGCGGCCGTCACCCGCGGGCAg aAACGGGGGGTCTCgtcggaggaggaggagggcgaAGTGGACAGCGAGGTGGAGCTGCCGCTGCGGCAGAG GTGGCCCCCGGGGATGAGCAAGCGCCAGTCGCTGTCGACCTTCAGCTCGGAGAACTTCTCGGACGGGGACGGCGACGAGGGCCACACGAGCGAGCCGTCGCACAGTGCCACCCCCGACGTGGGCAGCACCAACACGGACGAGCGTCCCGACGACCGCTCCGAGGACCTGCTGTCCCAGGGCTCCGAGATCCCGCTGGATGCGGCCCCGCCCGAGGGGCCCGGCCGCCGGCACGGGGGGCTCAGCCCCACCAAG GTCTCCGAGGACTCGGACTGTGA
- the LOC137487054 gene encoding uncharacterized protein, whose product MAGAMAGRPVLLLLLLLLLAGTPRSARACPGTPGPAPVSPGPAAPSERGVRPPPPPPRGRPPPPPPPPWERCSGPCSAPAASPGLRRRRRREKGQRRGGPTECPCSAHSHPSVRPSIPAIPVPLSVPILSPVRTNGAVSPRRSGWGPQARLSPRSWDPPAAPFWTMATPQRFGRRR is encoded by the exons atGGCGGGGGCGATGGCGGGGCGCccggtgctgctcctgctgctgctgctgctgctggcgggGACCCCGCGCTCCGCCCGCGCCTGTCCCGGGacccccggccctgccccggtgagccccggcccggccgcgccgtCGGAGCGGGGGGTCCG gccgccgccgccgcccccccggggccgccccccgccgccgccgccgccgccctggGAGCGCTGCTCCGGTCCCTGCAGCGCCCCGGCCGCGTCCCCggggctccgccgccgccgccgcagaG AGAAGGGTCAGCGGCGTGGGGGTCCCACTGAGTGTCCGTGTTCAGCCCATTCccatccgtccgtccgtccgtccatcccagccatccctgtccctctgtctgtccccatcctgtccccGGTGCGGACCAACGGTGCCGTGTCCCCCCGCAGGTCGGGCTGGGGGCCCCAGGCCCGGCTCAGCCCCCGCAGCTGGGACCCCCCGGCGGCCCCGTTCTGGACCATGGCGACCCCGCAGCGCTTCGGCCGCCGCCGCTGa
- the MAP3K12 gene encoding mitogen-activated protein kinase kinase kinase 12 isoform X3, producing the protein MACLHETRTPSPSLALPSDGTPEQELTPTQCVLRDVLPAPSAPPEAWPRRGGSRPPELGPEAAGPLAADAAHLRCQAGGGFLEGLFGCLKPVWTMIGKAYAAEHKHPPEDPWEVPFEEILDLQWVGSGAQGAVFLGRFHGEEVAVKKVRDLKETDIKHLRKLKHPNIITFNSCMPAVLPCPCRWRVLGVALSACPQHAHHLRRRGEDLGLRHLQGAHRQEHQDVLCRHRGLDGPRGHPQRARLREGGHLVLRGGAVGAADGRDPLQGRGLVGHNLGRGQQQPPPARALQLPRWLQGAAAPVLEQQTPEPAVLPPDPAAPRHRLGRRPLHPPGDLLQIPGRVAGGGEAALREDQVGGDVSAPAGGGADQPPARGAAARAGHPGALRAETGARQQPLHGAERPHAAAGAQGEGAAQAGAGAGEALPRALQAAGAAGAPARQRRRDPHQEAQRPPEALAPRQAPRHPEAGGAAAQAGRGHGAGGPAGLSQGPPVPRAQPPGQGSPPQSGAPGGLRGAGTRGRNPPGSPRHRRQPRHPRGHPGGRGCPPGRGTRCGTRGGDGHPRVPPAAAPHSRGARTGERGRPGGQRGGRAAPHPRGSAVPGGRHPRAETGGLVGGGGGRSGQRGGAAAAAEVAPGDEQAPVAVDLQLGELLGRGRRRGPHERAVAQCHPRRGQHQHGRASRRPLRGPAVPGLRDPAGCGPARGARPPARGAQPHQGLRGLGL; encoded by the exons atGGCCTGCCTGCACGAGACCCGCACTCCGTCGCCGTCGCTGGCGCTGCCGTCGGACGGGACCCCCGAGCAGGAGCTGACCCCCACGCAGTGCGTCCTGCGCGATGTCCTGCCCGCCCCCAGCGCGCCCCCCGAGGCCTGGCCCCgccggggggggtcccggccccCCGAGCTCGGCCccgaggccgcggggccgctgGCGGCCGATGCCGCCCACCTGCGCTGCCAGGCCGGGGGCGGCTTCCTGGAGGGGCTCTTCGGGTGCCTGAAGCCCGTGTGGACCATGATCGGCAAAGCCTACGCGGCCGAGCACAAACACCCCCCCGAGG ACCCCTGGGAGGTGCCGTTCGAGGAGATCCTGGACCTGCAGTGGGTGGGCAGCGGGGCGCAGGGCGCCGTGTTCCTGGGCCGCTTCCACGGCGAGGAGGTGGCCGTGAAGAAGGTGCGGGACCTCAAGGAGACCGACATCAAACACCTGCGCAAGCTCAAGCACCCCAACATCATCACCTTCAA CAGTTGCATGCCCGCGGTGCTGCCGTGCCCGTGCCGTTGGCGTGTCCTTGGCGTGGCGCTGAGCGCGTGTCCCCAGCATGCTCATCACCTACGACGACGTGGTGAAGATCTCGGACTTCGGCACCTCCAAGGAGCTCATCGACAAGAGCACCAAGATGTCCTTTGCCGGCACCGTGGCCTGGATGGCCCCCGAGGTCATCCGCAACGAGCCCGTCTCCGAGAAGGTGGACATCTG GTCCTTCGGGGTggtgctgtgggagctgctgacgGGCGAGATCCCCTACAAGGACGTGGACTCGTCGGCCATAATCTGGGGCGTGGGCAGCAACAGCCTCCACCTGCCCGTGCCCTCCAGCTGCCCCGATGGCTTCAAGGTGCTGCTGCGCCAGTGCTG GAACAGCAAACCCCGGAACCGGCCGTCCTTCCGCCAGATCCTGCTGCACCTCGACATCGCCTCGGCCGACGTCCTCTCCACCCCCCAGGAGACCTACTTCAAATCCCAG GCCGAGTGGCGGGAGGAGGTGAAGCTGCACTTCGAGAAGATCAAGTCGGAGGGGACGTGTCTGCACCGGCTGGAGGAGGAGCTGATCAACCGCCGGCGCGAGGAGCTGCG GCACGCGCTGGACATCCGGGAGCACTACGAGCGGAAACTGGAGCGCGCCAACAACCTCTACATGGAGCTGAGCGCCCtcatgctgcagctggagctcaaggagaaggagctgctcag GCGGGAGCAGGCGCTGGAGAAGCGCTACCCCGGGCTCTTCAAGCCGCGGGTGCCGCGGGGGCTCCTGCACGGCAACGCCGTCGAGACCCTCATCAAGAAGCGCAACGTCCCCCAGAAGCTCTCGCCCCACGGCAAGCG CCCCGACATCCTGAAGCCGGAGGTGCTGCTGCCCAAGCTGGACGCGGCCATGGCGCAGGTGGCCCTGCCGGGCTGTCCCAAGGGCCCCCCGTCCCCCGGGCGCAGCCGCCGGGCCAAGGGTCGCCACCGCAAAgcggggccccgggggggctgcggggagccGGGACCCGAGGCCGGAACCCCCCGGGGTCCCCCCGCCACCGCCGCCAGCCCCGACATCCTCGGGGGCACCCTGGAGGCCGCGGgtgcccccccggccgcggTACCCGATGCGGGACCCGAGGGGGCGACGGGCACCCAAGGGTCCCCCCCGCCGCAGCCCCCCACTCCCGGGGAGCCCGAACGGGAgagcggggccggccggggggGCAAAGGGGCGGCCGGGCAGCACCTCACCCCCGCGGCTCTGCTGTACCGGGCGGCCGTCACCCGCGGGCAg aAACGGGGGGTCTCgtcggaggaggaggagggcgaAGTGGACAGCGAGGTGGAGCTGCCGCTGCGGCAGAG GTGGCCCCCGGGGATGAGCAAGCGCCAGTCGCTGTCGACCTTCAGCTCGGAGAACTTCTCGGACGGGGACGGCGACGAGGGCCACACGAGCGAGCCGTCGCACAGTGCCACCCCCGACGTGGGCAGCACCAACACGGACGAGCGTCCCGACGACCGCTCCGAGGACCTGCTGTCCCAGGGCTCCGAGATCCCGCTGGATGCGGCCCCGCCCGAGGGGCCCGGCCGCCGGCACGGGGGGCTCAGCCCCACCAAG GTCTCCGAGGACTCGGACTGTGA
- the TARBP2 gene encoding LOW QUALITY PROTEIN: RISC-loading complex subunit TARBP2 (The sequence of the model RefSeq protein was modified relative to this genomic sequence to represent the inferred CDS: inserted 1 base in 1 codon; deleted 1 base in 1 codon) encodes MVAASPGKTPISLLQEYGTRLGRTPGYDLLKAEGQAHQPNFTFRVTLGDISCTGQGPSKKAAKHKAAEVALRLLRGGGASWKPLEHRGPPLEMKTPVSPPQSECNPVGALQELVVQKGWRLPEYTVTQESGPAHRKEFTMTCRVERFVEIGSGTSKKLAKRNAAAKMLVRIHNVPMEPRDGSEAEGEEDQFNMTCPRLEGLRGRAPGCTWDSLRNSAGEKLGQLRSXGGQPRAGGACALLQELSEEQSFAISYLDIDALSLSGLHQCLVELSTQPTTVCHGAAPSRDGARAQAARNALQYLRIMAGGK; translated from the exons atGGTGGCCGCCAGCCCCGGGAAGACGCCCATCAGCCTGCTGCAGGAGTATGGCACGCGCCTAGGACGGACCCCCGGCTACGACCTGCTCAAGGCCGAGGGCCAGGCCCACCAGCCCAACTTCACCTTCCGCGTCACCCTCGGGGACATCAGCTGCACcg ggcAGGGTCCCAGCAAGAAGGCGGCGAAGCACAAGGCGGCCGAGGTGGCCCTGAGGCTGCTCAGAGGGGGGGGGGCCAGCTGGAAGCCCCTGGAGCACAg GGGGCCCCCCCTGGAGATGAAGACGCCGGTGTCC CCCCCCCAGTCCGAGTGTAACCCCGTGGGGGCTCTGCAG GAGCTGGTGGTGCAGAAGGGCTGGCGCCTGCCCGAGTACACGGTGACGCAGGAGTCGGGGCCGGCGCACCGCAAGGAGTTCACCATGACGTGCCGCGTGGAGAGATTCGTCGAGATCG gCAGCGGCACCTCCAAGAAGCTGGCCAAGCGCAACGCGGCCGCCAAGATGCTGGTGCGCATCCACAACGTGCCCATGGAGCCGCGCGACGGCAGCGAGGCCGAGGGCGAGGAGGACCAGTTCAACATG ACGTGCCCCCGGCTggaggggctgcggggccgCGCCCCCGGCTGCACCTGGGACTCCCTGCGCAACTCCGCGGGCGAGAAGCTGGGCCAGCTGCGGA CGGGGGGGCAACCCCGCGCCGGGGGGGCCTGCGCcctcctgcaggagctctcGGAGGAGCAGAGCTTCGCCATCAGCTACCTCGACATCG ACGCGCTGAGCCTCAGCGGGCTGCACCAGTGCCTGGTGGAGCTGTCCACGCAGCCGACCACGGTGTGCCACGGGGCAGCCCCGTCCCGCGACGGCGCCCGCGCCCAGGCCGCCCGCAACGCGCTGCAGTACCTGCGCATCATGGCCGGGGGCAAGTGA